GCTGCCGAGAAGCCGGCAGGATAAAATCGCGGAGTTCCTACCGCATTCGTCAATCAGTACAGGCAAACTCGCTCGCCATAGCGGCGCGGTGATGATGTTGTCTATCCGTAAGAACAGGAGGTAATGCATGCAAAGGCAACTTACAGCAATCATTGAGCGTGAAGGCAGCGGTTACGTATCTCTCTGTCCGGAAGTGGATATCGCAAGCCAGGGCGACTCTATTGAAGAGGCCCGCGATAACCTTCGAGAAGCAATCGAGCTTTTTTTCGAAACCGCCTCCGCTGAGGAAATCAAGCAACGCGTCCACAACGAGGTGTTCGTAACGCGCCTGGAGACTGAGCCAATTGGGGTCAAATCTCGTTTGTCGACAATTTTCGCTCTATTCTGTTCATCAGCGACCGAATCTTCCGATCTTTTTGAATCTTCTCACGGAGGCGTTTTCGTTCCTGACTGACCGTTCCGTAGTCAATCCCGAAGATCAGGCCGATCTCAGGGCCTTTCAACCCGCCTGTCCGGTACAGCAAGTCCATGACAATCCTGCGCAGATCACCTTTTCCCTTACTGATAGCGTCTACATCCTTCCCCGTTTCTTGTTTTGTCGCAGTGAAAACCTCTTCTTGTGTTCGATGTCGGTGTATCTCTCTTACAGCGGGTCGCTCCCGGTCCTTCATCCCCTCGATATAGTTGTCTTTTACCCAGGCAATGAACGCTGCTCCTCCCAGGATGCTCTGACCGATGATGCTTTCTTTTATCTCGGTGTCGCCGGCGATCTCAGCATAGATTCGCTTCTTGTATTCTTTTCTCGCTTTGACGGTATCGCCACCGTACTCTCCGAGGACCATTGCATAATCGACGTACCACTCCTTCGTTCTCCTGCTCAGAAACCCCGGGAGGCTGCTCCAGCGGTACCGAATAAGGTATTTTAACCTATCCTTCTCCGGAAGCTTTTTCATGGCTTTTATTTTGACGGGATTCAAATGGATATAGCGGGAGAGGACGGAAAGATACTCGTTTTTATCCACAAGGACGCTTTTGTAACGGCCTTGGTACAGGTGCCCTACGCGGTTATGCATTCTATTGTAATAACCGGTATAGGTAATATTGAACTTGCGCATGAATTCGGCAAGATTGCCTTTGGGGGTCTCCACAAGCAGATGGAAGTGGTTGGTCATGAGGACGTAACTGTAAAGCTTGACTGAGTAGATATGTATTGACTGGATGAGTATCTGAAGAAAGCGTTTTCGATCATCATCGTCCTTGAATATATCCTGTCGCTCGTTGCCCCGGCTCGTGACGTGGTACACTGCGCCGGGATATTGTATGCGAAGGGGACGGGCCATGGCCAAACATATCAGAAAGAGGTGGTTTTGTCAACAAGTAAGATTTGACCCCAATAGGCTCTTATTATTACTGAGCCTTGCCCTGTCGGGCTGCAATAAATTTCCCGAGAACTATACCAATAAATAGATATATTAATACATCAAAAAAGCTGGTGATCGTACCTCTAATAAAACTAATGCTAAATTGAATGCTTCCATCTGGCATTTGAAACTGGCTATATGGGAAAAAGCGCGTAACAATAGACGAGGCCGGTTTAAGCAGCAAACTGGCAACTCTCAAGAATGTCGAAACAATAGAATTAAAGGAAAGCGCAGTATTTGTTGCAATGCTACTGACAAGAACCAAGAGTAATGTACCTAATATATTTATCACCAAACCTATCCGAGCCCACTTTAGCAAGTAGGACGCTTTTGGGTAATTTATATTTGGCCACAGCAGTAGCATAAACCCAAGCCAATAAAATAAAATAGATGGCAACCTGCCATTCGTCAACGGCGCAGAAATAAAACCAATAATTATTACTATTATGCCTATAATGTTCCGTACTTTTAAAGTCATCATATATCTCCGTAGATTGTCTGGATATCGCTTTTTTCACATTTCATAACCCATTCATGTTTAGTTGCATCACCTTGCCAATGAATTCCAGTTGTAGCAGACCCGATAACTTTATTATAATTATTATCGTATTCTGTCTTTGTAGAACCATCTTTTAAATAACATTTCTTCGTACAAGTATCGCAGCAAAGTTGTCTTTCAGTTACTGTTCTTGTTCTGTACCCATATTGAATCTTCTCCCAATGACATCCGCCGCTTAACCCTTCAATTATTACTGTCGTACCAGCGAATTTCCATTCCGGTGCACCAATCGCATGAAATGACCAATCGGATTTATTGTCGAACCAAGATATACATTTTTCAGCTAAACCAAACGGATCTTTCCCTCTGTTTGGGTTGTTTCTTACATACGCATATAAATTTATTCCGCTCGGCAAACCCATGGGGTCTGCCTCAATGTACCGCCCGATCACAGGATTATAATTACGCATGTAATTGTAATTCAACCCCGTCTCAGCATCGTAGTACTGCCCAGGGAATCTCAGGTTGTTCGTGATCGTTGATACGGTGACGGTCGCTTCACCGAAGGGTTTGTAGTCAGCGCTCCATTTTACTACCCCTGCACTGTCCGTCATCACTTGCGGGGTACCTAAATGATCGTTGTGATAATAGTACGTATTCGTTCCCTCTATCTTCGCAAGCGGCTGTCCATTTAAGTATACATATTCCGCGGTAATATTTCCAGAATTATTTGACTCGGCAATGATCTGTCCGTTCAAGCCGTAATGGAATACTGTGATCGCTCCACTTACATTCTTCTTCACCCGCTGGCCATTGCCGTTGTAGGTGTAGTATGCCGTCATCGAGCCGTCATTTACCTGGATCAACCGCTGATTCTGATTGTAAATGTATGTCCTCGCGGCCTGGCTTGTGGTGTTTCCGTTGTTGTCGTAGCCGAAGTTCAAGCCTCCTGCACCGGTAAGCTTGTTCGTGCCGGCAGTATACGTGTATACCGTTGAACCTTCCGTCTGCCTGTTCCCCACCCCGTCATACGTCCAGCCGAGGCTGCCCCAGATGCCGGATGAGATTGCAGTGGACAACCGGTCAAGCGCGTCGTAGTCGAATGTCTTGTTCTTTGAAGGTTCAAAAGTATTCTGGATGCTCTTGATATTGCCGTTTGCGTCGTAGAGATTGTAGGACAGGTTCATGGTGCCGGATGTCTGGATGTTGGTGATCCGGTACTGATTGTCGTAACCGATCGTTCCCACGATGCCATTGCCGTACATCAGACCGGACATACCGCCGAAGGGTTTATAATTGATGCTCGTGGCGAGAGTTGCAGCGTTGTTTAACACGCTCACGGCCCGGTCGTTCGTGTAGTTGTAAGTGATCACGCGGCCTGAAGGATACGTCATCGTCTTTAGGTTGCCATTCTGATCGTAGGTGTATTGGGTGATATAGGTATGGCTGTCGATGACTTTGGTCTCTTTCGTTACCTGCCCTTTCGGAGAATATTCGTAGCTCGTCGTTCCGCTTGCGTCGGCCATAACGCAGAGCCTGCCCTTGCCGTTCACGCAGGTGTCGTAGGTGTAGTTAATGTCATAGTCAGATGTGAAGTCGATCTTCGTCAGCCGGTTTAGTGCATCATACTGGTACGAGGTCGTCACGAGCTTCGCATCCGTCTTACTTGTGAGGTTCCCGGCTGGATCGTAGTCGTAGATGGTCGTACCCGTGTCGGGCGAGATTACCTGATAAACCCTTCCTTTGTCGTCATACTTGTAGACAGTCGTATTGTTGTTTGCATCCCTAACAGAGGTGAGGTTGTTATTCGTATCGTAGCCGTAAATGGTATTTACAGTCCCGGGCTGACTGGCCAAGATCAGCCTGTTCAGGGGATCATACGTGTAGGTGGTGAGTTCAGAATTCGGAGTTCGAAGTGAAGTTCTATTGCCCCGGGAATCGTATCCGTACTGGGTGTATGAGCTATCGGGATTTACTATCAACGAAAGCCGGTTTAACGCATCATACTGATAGCTGAGAAACTTATTGCTCGCGTCATTGATCAGCTCCGTAAGTTTGTTCCCCTCTGAATCATAGGTGTAATAGATGCCGTTTCCGTTTCCGAGACTGTCCTTGATGAACCGAAGGTTGCCCATGTCGTCATAATCGTAATCTATGACATTTCCTTCCGGCAGAACAATATAGTCAAGTTTGTTCGCCCCACCGCCGCAGGACTGGCAGCCACCAGCTACATAGAAATACTTCGTTTCAGCATCGTTCCCTGCCTTGATGCTCGCGACCCTGCCGTTTTCGTCATAGGTGTAGGTGGTAGCATTCCCGTTCGGATCGGTCACGGTCTGGGGGTTGCCGAGGCTGTCGTGGTTTGCATAGATCGTCGTCAAATTGGTCGGCTGGGTAATGGAGGTAAGGTAACCGGTTGTGGGGGCATAGGTATAGATCGTCTTGTCCAAGTCGCCATCCCTTGGGCCATCGATTGATTCGAGCTTACCATTCGGGTAGTACGTATAGGTAGTTACATAGGTGTACTGCGTTCCGTTGCCGAGCAGACCTTGTTCCGTGGTGGTTAATAGATTTCCGTTGGTTTCGTCATACGTATTCGTGATGACCCGGACCTGCGCGGGATTGACTACGCTCAGCACGGTTTCGGTCAGGACACCGTTGAACACGGGATGATACGTATAGGTGGTCGTCTTTTCTATTGCCGTGCCCTGGGCTTCGGTTCTGGTGAGCACGTTGCCCTTAGCGTCATAGCCATATGCCGTGGTTGTGGTGATGCCCGTTGCTATGTCCGTGTATCCCTCTTCTAGTATCCAGGTGGTACTGTTGTCGCGGATATAAGTGGTGATGTTGCCATTGGTGTCCGTGACCTTGACCGCCATCCCGTTTGTGTCGAACTCCACTGTGCGCGTCCGGGTGTTCAGAAGATTGTTCGTGCTGTCCATGACCAGTGTGGTCATCGTGGTTTTCTGATACGGGATGATGTAGGTAAAGTCGATCTCGCCGGT
The sequence above is drawn from the Nitrospirota bacterium genome and encodes:
- a CDS encoding transposase, with the translated sequence MARPLRIQYPGAVYHVTSRGNERQDIFKDDDDRKRFLQILIQSIHIYSVKLYSYVLMTNHFHLLVETPKGNLAEFMRKFNITYTGYYNRMHNRVGHLYQGRYKSVLVDKNEYLSVLSRYIHLNPVKIKAMKKLPEKDRLKYLIRYRWSSLPGFLSRRTKEWYVDYAMVLGEYGGDTVKARKEYKKRIYAEIAGDTEIKESIIGQSILGGAAFIAWVKDNYIEGMKDRERPAVREIHRHRTQEEVFTATKQETGKDVDAISKGKGDLRRIVMDLLYRTGGLKGPEIGLIFGIDYGTVSQERKRLREKIQKDRKIRSLMNRIERKLSTNEI
- a CDS encoding RHS domain-containing protein, which codes for MYRGVNRLLIPMLFILLTSVAYAGYEDLDSPPDIICQTGNRSGNSLAYGGKPISLLSGMETYAPSTDLTLGNLFPITITRSYNSRISYDSPLGYGWAINYDKRLYTYPDNSVTVRRDCGGKKRFTWMSPSGYIGQTGDTGALVQNADGTHTYTDKNGDKDTYDTRGRLLRMADAKGNSLVFTYQADTRDFLYGLLPFNIDQSTSLIVAYDYHLSKIEEKDASDNATGKYVDLHYDGGTGRLTDITDGIRTVSYGHDSIGNLTSVSGPNGNSIYGYTDPNNRRHLLTSIDEGQGAYENTYDTTGRVTKQTHGTGEIDFTYIIPYQKTTMTTLVMDSTNNLLNTRTRTVEFDTNGMAVKVTDTNGNITTYIRDNSTTWILEEGYTDIATGITTTTAYGYDAKGNVLTRTEAQGTAIEKTTTYTYHPVFNGVLTETVLSVVNPAQVRVITNTYDETNGNLLTTTEQGLLGNGTQYTYVTTYTYYPNGKLESIDGPRDGDLDKTIYTYAPTTGYLTSITQPTNLTTIYANHDSLGNPQTVTDPNGNATTYTYDENGRVASIKAGNDAETKYFYVAGGCQSCGGGANKLDYIVLPEGNVIDYDYDDMGNLRFIKDSLGNGNGIYYTYDSEGNKLTELINDASNKFLSYQYDALNRLSLIVNPDSSYTQYGYDSRGNRTSLRTPNSELTTYTYDPLNRLILASQPGTVNTIYGYDTNNNLTSVRDANNNTTVYKYDDKGRVYQVISPDTGTTIYDYDPAGNLTSKTDAKLVTTSYQYDALNRLTKIDFTSDYDINYTYDTCVNGKGRLCVMADASGTTSYEYSPKGQVTKETKVIDSHTYITQYTYDQNGNLKTMTYPSGRVITYNYTNDRAVSVLNNAATLATSINYKPFGGMSGLMYGNGIVGTIGYDNQYRITNIQTSGTMNLSYNLYDANGNIKSIQNTFEPSKNKTFDYDALDRLSTAISSGIWGSLGWTYDGVGNRQTEGSTVYTYTAGTNKLTGAGGLNFGYDNNGNTTSQAARTYIYNQNQRLIQVNDGSMTAYYTYNGNGQRVKKNVSGAITVFHYGLNGQIIAESNNSGNITAEYVYLNGQPLAKIEGTNTYYYHNDHLGTPQVMTDSAGVVKWSADYKPFGEATVTVSTITNNLRFPGQYYDAETGLNYNYMRNYNPVIGRYIEADPMGLPSGINLYAYVRNNPNRGKDPFGLAEKCISWFDNKSDWSFHAIGAPEWKFAGTTVIIEGLSGGCHWEKIQYGYRTRTVTERQLCCDTCTKKCYLKDGSTKTEYDNNYNKVIGSATTGIHWQGDATKHEWVMKCEKSDIQTIYGDI